The Phoenix dactylifera cultivar Barhee BC4 chromosome 9, palm_55x_up_171113_PBpolish2nd_filt_p, whole genome shotgun sequence genome window below encodes:
- the LOC103709593 gene encoding probable serine/threonine-protein kinase SIS8 isoform X4 has product MPALVDLQATSITDNIDYEVVLVNRSVDPELQQLERRAVSIALESKYEEHDPIASGLIQKIADLVVDRMGGPVGDAEGLLRRWTIKSYELRTSSNASVLLLGSVEVGLSRHRALLFKVLADKINLACKLVKGSYYTGSDEGAVNLIKIDHDREYIVDLMGAPGTLIPVENPSVYLQTSGNFLLSSDAIEQTCKDLRLALDKVSCQFEKKNNMSEATSYDNNSVSGHVGLQPEEKSRVGSSSEDVCVNVPQHNQSEISKNEFGKLRSQADALGTREVVSPAQQMKVNDLSKYVVTAARNPEFAQKLHAVLLESGASPPPDLFSDLNSSQDHVEQKDLGKSICMARTEGAKEDQLPEVNLISHFQPSLAHYLEAESSRHSDDKRRQHCFVDEITHKQGKNSNIVANPISSGASSPCAAANEWLLVNDTQANVSTIDDSWAKCTGPVPDTAVVPVVSCQKQINLSSAPYEADSSQTKCASNLKLAAGKQCSQEDAGRIIHNTDTQWNIPSKGCQESLAMVKLFGMDNTDQHILSGPESERIKPILDGVAEWEIPWEDLQIGERIGLAFHISGSYGEVYRADWNGTEVAVKKFLDQGLSGDALEQFRCEVKIMSRLRHPNVVLFMGAVTRPPNLSIMTEFLPRGSLYRLLHRLNVQLDEKRRLKMALDVAKGMNYLHTSHPTIVHRDLKSPNLLVDKNWVVKVCDFGLSRLKHHTFLSSKSTAGTPEWMAPEVLRNEPSNEKCDVYSFGVILWELATLRMPWSGMNPMQVVGAVGFQNRRLDIPKEVDPVVAQIITDCWESEPSKRPSFAQLMSPLKQLQRLVVTVN; this is encoded by the exons AACATGATCCAATTGCTAGTGGATTAATACAAAAGATTGCTGACCTTGTTGTTGACAGAATGGGCGGCCCAGTTGGCGATGCTGAGGGTTTGCTAAGAAGGTGGACTATCAAGAGCTATGAATTGCGGACTTCTTCGAATGCTAGTGTTCTTCTTCTTGGTTCAGTTGAAGTTGGATTGTCACGTCACAGGGCCTTGCTCTTTAAG GTACTAGCCGATAAGATAAATCTGGCTTGTAAGCTGGTGAAAGGAAGCTATTACACTGGCAGTGATGAAGGAGCTGTTAActtgattaaaattgatcatgacAG GGAATATATTGTTGATCTTATGGGAGCTCCAGGTACATTAATTCCTGTGGAGAATCCCAGTGTTTATCTTCAAACCTCTGGAAACTTTCTACTTAGCTCTGATGCTATTGAACAGACTTGCAAAGACTTACGCTTGGCCCTTGATAAAGTTAGCTGTCAGTTTGAGAAGAAAAACAATATGTCAGAAGCAACTTCTTATGATAACAACTCTGTTTCAGGGCATGTTGGTTTACAGCCAGAAGAGAAATCAAGAGTTGGTTCTTCATCAGAAGATGTTTGTGTTAATGTTCCTCAACATAATCAAAGTGAAATATCCAAAAATGAATTCGGGAAGCTTAGATCTCAAGCAGACGCTTTAGGAACTAGAGAAGTCGTATCACCTGCTCAGCAAATGAAAGTTAATGATCTTTCCAAATATGTAGTCACTGCAGCAAGGAACCCAGAGTTTGCACAGAAATTGCATGCTGTTCTGTTGGAGAGTGGTGCATCACCACCCCCAGATTTGTTTTCTGATCTAAATTCTTCACAGGATCATGTGGAACAAAAGGACCTTGGGAAGAGCATTTGCATGGCGAGAACAGAGGGGGCAAAAGAAGATCAATTGCCTGAGGTAAATTTGATTTCACACTTCCAGCCTTCTCTTGCACACTATTTGGAAGCAGAATCTTCAAGGCATTCTGATGACAAAAGAAGGCAGCATTGTTTTGTTGACGAAATTACCCATAAGCAAGGCAAAAACTCTAATATCGTTGCCAATCCCATTAGTAGTGGCgcatcttcaccttgtgcagcaGCCAATGAATGGTTGTTGGTAAATGATACTCAGGCTAATGTAAGTACCATAGATGATTCTTGGGCTAAATGCACTGGTCCGGTTCCTGACACTGCAGTTGTACCTGTAGTTTCATGCCAGAAACAAATTAATTTATCTTCTGCACCATATGAAGCTGACTCAAGCCAAACAAAGTGTGCAAGTAACCTAAAACTGGCAGCTGGTAAACAATGCTCTCAGGAAGATGCAGGAAGAATCATACACAATACAGACACACAGTGGAACATTCCTTCTAAAGGTTGTCAAGAGAGTTTAGCTATGGTCAAACTTTTTGGAATGGATAACACTGATCAGCACATATTAAGTGGTCCTGAGAGTGAGAGGATCAAACCAATACTTGATGGTGTTGCTGAATGGGAGATACCATGGGAAGATCTCCAGATCGGGGAGCGAATTGGTCTGG CTTTTCACATTTCAGGTTCATATGGAGAGGTTTATCGTGCAGATTGGAATGGCACT GAGGTCGCTGTTAAGAAATTTTTGGACCAGGGTCTGTCAGGTGATGCATTAGAGCAATTCAGATGTGAG GTGAAAATCATGTCAAGACTGCGTCACCCGAATGTTGTTCTTTTTATGGGAGCTGTAACTCGTCCTCCTAACCTCTCAATTATGACAGAGTTTCTTCCAAG GGGGAGTTTATATAGGTTGCTGCATCGCCTCAATGTTCAACTTGATGAAAAGCGACGATTGAAAATGGCGCTGGATGTG GCCAAAGGGATGAATTACTTGCACACAAGCCACCCAACAATTGTGCATCGGGATCTGAAGTCCCCAAATCTTCTTGTTGATAAAAATTGGGTGGTCAAG GTCTGTGACTTTGGCTTGTCAAGATTGAAGCATCATACATTCTTGTCTTCGAAATCAACAGCGGGAACA CCAGAGTGGATGGCACCAGAGGTCTTACGAAATGAGCCATCAAATGAGAA GTGCGATGTTTATAGTTTTGGTGTCATACTGTGGGAGTTAGCTACCTTGCGTATGCCATGGAGTGGAATGAACCCAATGCAAGTTGTTGGAGCTGTTGGGTTCCAAAATAGACGCCTTGACATACCAAAAGAGGTTGATCCCGTGGTTGCACAAATAATAACTGATTGTTGGGAAAG CGAACCAAGTAAACGTCCATCTTTTGCGCAGCTTATGTCACCTCTTAAGCAATTGCAGAGGTTGGTTGTCACGGTCAATTGA